Part of the Thunnus maccoyii chromosome 17, fThuMac1.1, whole genome shotgun sequence genome, ATGCATAACAGCCTgtgtgaatatatgtgtgtgtatctactGTGGACTAAACCCACTGTGCtgtcaaagacatttttttctgtcaggaACATGTGCAACAGAAAAATATCCTTTATTTTTCACAGACATATTGTTCAGAAGCCTCTTAGCCTCTCTAGAGATAGTAAAAGGAGCAAAATCAATGTTGTCTCTCTACATAAGTGGCTTGGTGTTCTTTTGAATTGGCGATGGTTATCTTTACATTTGTACAAACAGTATTAGATCCACGTTGGTCACTGTGACAAACATGTGAAGATGGCTCACTGGAGTGTTTTTTAGGTGCAGCAGTTTGGAGCCTGCATGGTTGTTTCACAGATTCAAATACATTAGATGCAGAATGCAGGGTCAGCACATCTTATCATGCAGTATGACAATACTGACAGATTGAGCGATGATGGaaacctgctgctgatgtgTGAGATTCAGACTCTAGGTGTGAGCCCATGCTGATAAAATAAAGGGCTCACAGTGTGCCAGAGCTGCCTCTGGAGTGGCACATTCCTACTACAGGGGAGACAGGCAATCAGCCAAAGAACAGAACCATTGAGGCCGGAGTTAAAAGCAAAGTTCAGCATCACTGAGAAAATTGGATGGCTGTGTGGCTCAGCACATTTTAGAAGATTGTCTTTGGCGAGGTGCGTGAAATCAAGAACATTTCAGGCtatatttcaaaagaaaattgGCTTCCAACCAGCATAAAACACTACATAGGTTGAGTTTATAGCATCATAAATCACAAGGCAAATGGATATTAGTAAATACTGTAAACTCTGTTTCTCAGAGgctgaaaatgtattcatggtAGTGAACCCTGACAGGTGCGGGTATATGCATATGCCACTGATTTCTAATTACAGACGTCACTTTTTTTGACTCTGTAAAAGTGcacattgtattttatttttcatttggcCTTTACTTAACCAGGATGCCCTCATGAGGTTGAAATCTCCTGGCCAAAATGGCGGCATATTAATTTTACAGGAACCAACATTCGCATGAGAGAGCAGTGTaacgaaagaaagaaaaatatgaaaggcATGTCTCAGCCACACTTCTTGTCTAGACTTTCAGCTACATGTCCATGCAGACTgccaaaatgaagaaataatacATGAACAGCCCAAATATAATAACTGTTGTAAGCACGATTCAACTGGCAGCACATAACATAAGGCCAGTTAAAGTGCTTAAAGAGAGGAACTGATGATGAAGTGGAGTTGGTTGATTGCAGCTGTTGAAACTTGGCTGTGTTTCCTTTATTACCAGGTGGGTACTATATGAGGGAGTCAACTATCGAGGTGCTCAGATTTTGCTGAAACCTGGTGAGGTACATGACTGGCATCAGATCAGCAATTGGAAGAAAATTGGATCCCTCCGCCCTCTTCTACAGGTATGAAGTACCacagtgtttcctgtatttAAAAATCAGTACTCCACAAAGGTGGAagtacacattttatttttacacctCTAAATGTTTTGTACCTGTTCACCTCATCTACTTTGATCTACGGTCAGTTCTAACAATTAAAACTGCACCAGGGTGACtcaactgaaaacaacaaaaacaaatgcccATAATTACACTATCCAACagtattcattaaaaaaaacagctgtaattGATGGATACAAGATGACTGAAAGCTACACAGTGCACGCCTCAACAGCCTGCTTATTATAGCAAATTTTGTCATTGTTATCATTAAGGCTTTTGCAGTATCTGTAATTATTGGggcataaaaaaatgtaattgtataCTGTAGTAGGGAATTATCACCAAGCTTTGATGAAATTTGAATAAATCCCACTGTGAAAATCGAATCATCATttcttacatttacattaacttGAAATCTGATATTAAACATAGTTTAGTTTGTATGGAGTGAATGATGCTGCCTTTAAAGCTTGGTTTTAATTTTGTGAAGCTCAAACTCAGTTTAGAAAATGATTTGTAATAATGTCAACATATTCTTTGAAAAAATAAGCTTGTCTTTCCCATCTGCTGAGTAGAGGCATTGATCATGTGTTtggtcatgtgtgtgtttttggagcAGAAGCAAGTGCACTTCCGTTTaaggaacagacagacagggctCATGATGTCAGTGACCGGAGATTTGGATGATATCAAACTGCTGCGAATTCAAGAAATGGAGGAGACTGATGGTTTTGAGCAGATCTGGTTCTATCAGAATGGACATCTCCACTGCAAGGTACCAGTACTGTTGTGATACTATTAATCAGGTCAGGGACACACAAGGAcattaaaaactatttttaaaacacaaacctcCCATATCATACTAACCGTTGATCTGGTAAGTCTATAATATAATAGAGATGAAGTACCACTAtcaaacaatataaataaataaataataaataaatatgaaacattgaCCAATCCAACTTTTAAAAGATATTCTAAATGTCACTGAAACAACCAACTCCTCTCCCTGTGTCGTCAGCTGCTGGAGGAGTGCTGCCTGAGTCCCAGTGGCAGTGTGACCATTGCAGGAAGCCGTACGGGCCTCACGCCGGAGCAAGACGACCAAGCTCACTTCTGGAGCATCACCCCAGAGGGATTTATCCGCTACACCCCCACCTCTGATCTGGTCCTGGAGGTGAAAGGTGAGCCTGAGTCATTCACGTGTGTCTCTAAAGAAACCGGTTTCTCTTAAATGTTGTAATGGTTTATATAGAAGACCTTTGATATGTAGCTCTTGAAAAAACCCCAGCTGTGATGAGATTTCCACAGAGGATCTAGATGTTAGAAAACTTTAACAATCACAGTTAACTATTTTAAAGTTAACCAATAATACATCAGTGTTTGTCAACCTTCCAGACATTTCATGTTCTGGTTTTATAGTGAAATCTCATCAAATATGTTAAGCCCTACTCACCTGAAAGTACAAGAATATAAAGCAAATtgtaaaatcattttcaaatatgttCTCAGTTTGACTTTCCTCAACTTCACACTACCACAGTTACTTAGTATGCAAATTCTGTACTCTTGTTGAAACCAAACAAGTGTTACCAGCAGAACAAGTCACCAGGTGCCTGACCTCCTGTGAACTGCAGTTACACTTGAACTGACAACTgggttttcatgtgttttgtgaaacATTCATTTGCACATCACTGTCAATTAGTGACACCTTGTGGACTAAATAATGTCAGTGTACAAAAAGGCAGATTTTCAATTACATCTAATGggtacagattttaaaaaaaatcttatatatatgaataaattaaattgtgTTAACATGACCATACAATCGCACCCTATGGCAAGTTACACGTCACCTTAAACAATGAACAGGATGTTTTTAAATGCCTCATTATCCAAGTGATTATATGATTGTCCTGTATGTTTCTAATAAATGGAATATTACTAATATTCAGTATAAGCTCATCCCAGATGCACTAAATAggacacacttaaaaaaaaaaaaaaattgactacATGGTATAATATCTGAAaaacatctcttcttctcttttacaGGGGGCCATCATTTTGACAAAAACCAAGTGATCCTGAACACTCTTGATCCAAATAAACTGACCCAAATGTGGGACGTGGAGATTATATGAAAAAACTGAGCTGCAGAGCTGGATCCTTAATATAATCAGACGCACAGCTCTACTGGAGGTTCTGTTACTGTACGCAGCTGCATGACAAGTGTTCGAGGACAACGCGCATCATTGGAGCGTCTGCTGAAACCTTTGCTGCAGGAGAACTATAAAGTTTCCACCGAGGAAGTCAGCTCGGAGAGCTATGGGAAAAAATCCGTAAGAATGTATTACGACCCACTTGACAAATAGTGAGGTTTGAACTTGAAAcactttacattttacacttcCAGTAATATATCTCAAGgtttatattttgtcttttttgttgaaTAAATCTATTTGCCTGATTTGTAATTAACTTAAACAGTGTTAACATGTTTTCATAACTTTTATGCAATATGATTACCTTACTTTCCAGCTGCATACAACATGaggaaacaaaaaatacaactttgCTTAGCACATTGTCTCTTTATTCTGTGCAAACCTATATGACACACATTGTTGTTTTcagaatatgtatttttgtcaataaatgtattaaatacatttttacagtagATTGATTTGCACTTGATGTTCAACTTGATGCAAAAGTAGTTTATATTGGAGGGTTTCATTGTGTTCAGCTCACTTACTGTATTCTGCATTCACATTATGCGCGATGTGAGATGCAATGTGACAATGGGGAAGATTTCCATGTAACAACGCGCAAGTGCTCATGGAAACTGTCAAACAACCCAACAAGTGCAGATGCAACAGAATACAAATTGCTACCTGTCTTACAGTGCTGCTTCTGCATCGCCTGGTATCTCATTAACTTCTATTGATAACAACATTTCCAGCTGACTGTCATGTACTTTCATGTAACTGCTACACAGATTGCAGCAATCAGTCAAACTGCCAAAAGCCTGGTTGTTATTACCAGTTGGATGCTGACTTGAATGGTATTTATTAGTCCGCAGTTTGCAATTTTAGTAACTTCACCATGACGTCAACGCAGCATAACTCAAGCACCTTTATGAAAACATCAAGACAGTGCAGGAGGGTTTAAGCTTTAACAAGAACAGCAGCCTCTGGCACACTCCCATTACAAGTTCAGGTCACGCTTGTAGTCTGCAGCACAACAGCAGGAGCTCTGATCTCTGGATGATACAGTCTGCTGCTGTCAAAGAGTGAGAagtgagaagagagaagaatctttctgtctgtctctagtTTTGCGTTGCCGTTTCTTGCACTTCTTGCTCTGACTCTGCAGTCTCTGTGCGACTGTTCTGCACCAGCTCTTCAGCCTGTCTGTCGTCCTCGTCTGCCACCCTGACTACCGTCTTCCCTCTGGCGTGGCCTTGCTCCAACTTCTGAAAAGCCTGCGGCACTTGGGTAAATGGAAACTGCGCTTCCACAACTGGCAGGATCTGTGATGAGCCAGCAGAAATATAAGGAATATGAGTGGAATATCAGGAAACAATGAAGTTTCACAGCATTATCAGGGTTAAACCGTACTTGAAAATGGGTTTtgacttttgcttttttttttgcaaattggGCAAATCCATATATTTTTCTGTGACAAAAGACTCTAAACCAGATTAAATGacttattttagtatttttatattactggATCTGGGATCAAGATGTTGTAGCTGGGGAATGATAGTATTcatgtcatttatttaatttagacAAACAAATAGTCACAAGCTCCTAATGCTACATCATCTTTGCTTTCATAGctgcaaatgtgaaaaagtgaGGGAGGGGTTTAGAATGTGATGAGGCTGGACAATCCTGTGCTGGTCCCACAACATGAGCAGCCAGGCTTGTTATTCTGGTCAGCATCTCTTGTTGGTAACAATGAATGGGGAGAGCAGTGGCGTCACACTGGAAATCATCCACACCTCTGACTGAGAATAggacatgcagagagagagtgtgtgtttgtgtgcgggaggtgggtggggggggctgtgtgtgtgtgtgtgtgtgtgtgtgtgtgtgtgtgtgtgtccgtagCTTCCCGCCACTGGTCTGAATGTGCCGCTTGCTATAAGCCCCCGGGACAAAAGGACAGAGGTCCCACATGCTTTTGCGAATGGCTGCTCAGCACTGTTTAAAAATCCATTCATCGCCTCCTGGCGCCTGACTCAATCACCCAACAGTCAACCATGCACACCCACAACCAACCAGCACAGCGGGAATGCAATGCTTACTCCTTAACAAAGCTGCGGGGAGCCTTgaatatgtatgcatgtatggaATCCCTGGTATGTTCATATTCATTCTGCGGCATGATCTCCATCCCTGCATGAATTTCACTCTCAAGCTGCGACTGATGTGCAAATGAAAGGATTTTCAACCCCCCCACTCTGTTGGTGTAAGTGGTATTGAATGACAAGTATGccagtatgtacagtaccagtcaaaagtttggacacactttctcattcaagggaatgagTACTGGtatgactggtactgtatgttatcaGTAATAAGGCAGTACTGTACCTTCCCCGCGTCCACCAGCTTGCTGACCTCGTCCAGGGCGGGCCCATCTGGAGCATAAAATCCCCAGCGGTAGAAGACTCCATTTGATATTATATTCTAAGAGGTGAACAGAGTGGAGGCAATAATTAGAAGTCAGGCAGGTCTGCAGCTCACTGGGTATAAAAGAACACACAGAGTGGTAATCCAGGCGTGAAAGGATGAGGAAGAGACCGTTCAAATGTATCCTGATTAGATCTCTATATTCTCATAAACCTCAGGAGTTTAAACATAATGCTAAAAATACCATGAGACTCTGACTCTCAAAAATCTGAATAAGAATATTTTTGAGTTACAAAAAGCAACTGAGGCACAACGCAAGCcaatacacacataataaataTTGGACACAGTCTCATCACAGTGACTTGTGTAACATCGTATTAAGAGTAAGAGGTAATAGACTTtatagaaggaaaaaaaacaatcattgtAAATTTGCTGATAAACTATTTACTACACTACGTTAGTTAGTGGAAGTTTCTATCAGTAGTATTTCTTACTATAAAGTTTCATACAGTGCTTTTCTCACCATGAGTTGACAGAAACATTTGCTACAATTGACTAgcagactggaaaaaaaaaaagagatcattCCAGTTTTACACATAATAGTGTCACTACTTTCACCTTTTTACGTGATAGCTTTGATTGTTAATAAAAATTGAATCCTTCTACTGACAacaagtattttgtttttatcatgtaaCAAGGAAAAACTTgcatattcaaaaaaaaaatcccaacaaAGGTGAACCAGAACACATCTAAAAACACAATGAGAGAGCCATTCATATGTGCTAATCTGGAACTAAAACACTGCttgatattattataattatattattgtgtGGCATCGCTTGCCACACCTCTTTAGCCTCGGGTAAAACTATcccttctgtgaaaaaaaaaccaactgaCTCTTCCTGATCGTTCAGTGCTGCCGAGAAGTTGAACACTAGAGGGCTCAGTTGCGCTGTGATCTCCCCAATGAGAAAGACTTGCTGGGCTCTGAGGGTGTGACTGCTGTGGCTGAGCCCGACCAAACTGACCACCTGGCTGCTCCCGTGGACAAAGGGGCCCGGAGGCTTggcaagaaacacacaaacactggcaTTTGCCGGGGGGAGATAGTTGGCTACAATCTGCACAAACACCAAATACTGCTGGTTCAGCAGCCAACaaatgcacgcacacactcactgcaTCCAGACTAAcacccccactctctctctcacacacacacacaaagacacacacacacacacacacacacacacacacacacagctacatccacacatacacaactcCGTGCCTCCACTGCCCAGCACAACTTGACTGAGAGCAGCTCCACCCTGTCCCTGCCTGATCATCCACTACCCCTCATTACACATGCACTCCACAAACAGAGCAGCTGGAGAGACACGCAAAAGTTATGAAGCTCACCACATGCAGGGACTTAAACTCTCGATGCTTGAATTTCCCTTTTCACCTGCGCGCAGTCAATTTATTACACCCTGCAGGGTATATTTCAACAGATCAAGCGTAAACctttgcagagagagagagtatgcCAAGAAGCTAAGTCAAGTCCTAACATGAGTTTTCACTCCCTGTTTCAACTGAAATCAATTCATATGATCAACTGAATGGAAATAACGCTTAGCAGAAACTTCACCTGGCTCGAACAGGTATACACCCATTACAGAAAGTTGTCTGTCCATGCCACTAGGGATCAAGTATTCCATCTCACTTTGGGAGCTCCTGTGGTTCACACCCATGCTAACAGATTCATGAGAAATATTGGGCTCAAAGcgttttataaaataaacaacagggTAATATTGATGTTATGATGTTTTGTGTCTTAATTCTGCTTGGGAGGCGAGTGGATTAGCATTTCAGGCCATGAACAGCAGAATTATCTTTCAGCTATATTTGACACGAGTATATGCTCATGTTTACCTGTACGGCCTTGCTGTGCAGGGTAAATACAGCATTAAAGGTCCCATTCAGCAGGCCCATGGAATCGGTGTTGAGGAGTAAAGGTGTTACTAGTGTGATGTACTTTGCCCCAGACCAGGGCTTCAGCAGACCCATCGCCCACCGCTCTGTATCACCACCCACGCAGTCGATAATCACGTCAAACCTGTTGGTGGAGAAACAGTCAAATTTAGTGCAACCCTGGTGGCAGAGGCTTTAAAATACTGCTaagcgtacacacacacacacatttcatagCAAGTCATTACTTATGAGGGCACAGCATGTTTTATCATCTTATGCCAGAATCCTGCAAATCGATAAAACCTTCTGTTAGGAAAAGATTACTGGTGTGCTCATTTGTTTAGTCTTCAAGCTAAAGCCAGGGTTTACCAATTTTGTTATGGGGGCAGGGAGAGGGGTGAACCAGCGTCCATTCAGGCCTTGAGCCCTGGTATCCATGGAAACTAGAAAGTGAATCCGTAAGCAGGTGTGCCATGCTGACAGGGAGATGTTTACCACATTTGTGGTGTTTATGGAGGAGATTCACACAATTCTAGCAGCCCTGGAGGAAAGCATGATTCCTTTTTATTAGAACCTTTAATGGCCTAGCACAGACTCTAATGATACGTAATTAGAGTCTGGGCCTTGGGCTAGTAAAGAACATTCTGCTCTGatccttttttaaagaaaaaaaatacaatgtcaCCACTGTAcacataatgtactgtatgattTGAAAGGCTGGGTACTTCTAAAAATACACACTGTTCACAGCGACAACACCTACTTCTCCATTATTTCTAGCTGGTCAGCCACATCTCCTGCTGTGTAGTCCACAACCTCGTCGGCCCCCAGCCCTCTAACAAGGCCCTCTGCATTCTGAGAGCAGGTAACGGTTACATGGGCACCCCAGGCCTTCAATAGCTGGCagcacaaagaggaaaaaaagtcataaataaacacaaagacacaacgAGCGGCTCGTATGCTCATGCAGAGTAAAGACACTGGTAACAGCTTGCGGTAGCACACTTTGTCTTACCTGAATGGAGAATGTTCCAACACCTCCCGATC contains:
- the LOC121882343 gene encoding reticulon-4-interacting protein 1 homolog, mitochondrial-like; the protein is MASTRLLCLLSARAAGSTKTLARAGCSVCFRRNVCSSPSRLQSCMSAWVIDQYGTNGVLRRTEEITVPLVSSPSEVMIQVHAASLNPLDISMRGGYGAKLLKLRRDPMSVMGTDSEFPLILGRDVSGIVVDCGSEVTHFEPGDEVWAAVPPWKQGSLAEFVTLTEYEVSHKPKLLSHTEAASIPYVANTALSALVNAGGLCRDSSSNKRVMITGGSGGVGTFSIQLLKAWGAHVTVTCSQNAEGLVRGLGADEVVDYTAGDVADQLEIMEKFDVIIDCVGGDTERWAMGLLKPWSGAKYITLVTPLLLNTDSMGLLNGTFNAVFTLHSKAVQNIISNGVFYRWGFYAPDGPALDEVSKLVDAGKILPVVEAQFPFTQVPQAFQKLEQGHARGKTVVRVADEDDRQAEELVQNSRTETAESEQEVQETATQN